One region of Desulfovibrio sp. genomic DNA includes:
- the ldhH gene encoding L-lactate dehydrogenase (quinone) large subunit LdhH produces MHDALKSNSGYHKELDEALNDEFLRRTLDTFAVAYRANREAVFKEVDERGLIAKVADAKDYACQHMEELYSQFKAEAEKRGVHVHRAVNAAEANEIISRIARENNVKRVVKSKSMTAEEIELNPALEAQGLIVDETDLGEWIIQLRHEGPSHMVMPAIHLSRYQVADDFTKATGTKQDSDVQHLVKVARVQLRRKFVAADMGISGCNFAVAENGAVSTVTNEGNARMVTTLPRVHVAIAGLDKLVAKLDDALTALLVLPRNATAQRLTSYVTWMCGAGPCAANPDNKKIMHVVFLDNGRTEIAKDPLFKQIFRCVRCGACANVCPVYRLVGGHKMGYIYIGAIGLILTYFFHGKDRARILSQNCMGCESCANVCAGGIELPRLIREIRARLNEEQGAPIEANLLSAVMKNRKLFHKLLKFASFAQKPFTRGAQFQRHLPAVFLGKHNFKALPAIANKSFRDRWPEIAPKVQNPVMRVAIFSGCAQDFIYPEQLEACVKVLAAKNVAVDFPMEQSCCGLPLEMMGQRKTSIDVAKQNLAAFRGGNYDYIITLCASCAGHLKHHYPQILDKDYAVVEGQAFAAKVIDFSSFVHDVLGLKPEDFQKSGQKVTYHASCHLCRGLNVKEAPRALIADAAEYVPCEEEEVCCGFGGSYSVKFPEISAQLLEKKVNNMKATGADRLVVDCPGCVMQLRGGAEKQGLKIKVDHIAELLADNLKK; encoded by the coding sequence ATGCATGACGCCCTTAAAAGCAATTCCGGCTACCACAAGGAGCTGGACGAAGCCCTTAACGACGAATTTTTGCGCCGCACCCTGGACACCTTCGCCGTTGCCTACCGCGCCAACCGCGAAGCCGTGTTCAAGGAAGTGGACGAACGCGGACTCATAGCCAAGGTGGCTGACGCCAAGGATTACGCCTGTCAGCACATGGAAGAACTGTACAGCCAGTTCAAGGCCGAGGCCGAAAAGCGCGGCGTACACGTGCACCGCGCCGTCAACGCCGCCGAAGCCAACGAGATCATCTCGCGCATCGCCAGAGAAAACAACGTCAAGCGCGTGGTGAAGTCCAAGTCCATGACGGCTGAAGAAATCGAGCTGAATCCCGCCCTTGAGGCCCAGGGCCTCATCGTGGACGAAACCGACCTCGGCGAATGGATCATCCAGTTGCGGCACGAAGGCCCCTCGCACATGGTCATGCCCGCCATCCACCTTTCGCGCTATCAGGTGGCCGACGACTTCACCAAGGCCACGGGCACGAAACAGGATTCGGACGTGCAGCACCTGGTCAAGGTGGCCCGCGTGCAGTTGCGCCGCAAGTTCGTTGCCGCCGATATGGGCATCAGCGGGTGCAACTTTGCCGTGGCTGAAAACGGCGCCGTTTCTACCGTGACCAACGAAGGCAACGCCCGCATGGTCACCACCCTGCCGCGCGTGCATGTGGCCATAGCCGGTCTCGACAAGCTTGTCGCCAAGCTGGACGACGCCCTCACCGCTTTGTTGGTGCTGCCCCGCAACGCCACGGCCCAGCGCCTGACCTCGTACGTCACCTGGATGTGCGGCGCTGGCCCCTGTGCCGCCAATCCCGACAACAAGAAGATCATGCATGTGGTCTTTCTGGACAACGGCCGCACCGAGATCGCCAAGGATCCGCTGTTCAAGCAGATCTTCCGCTGTGTGCGCTGCGGCGCCTGCGCCAACGTCTGCCCCGTGTACCGCCTCGTGGGCGGCCACAAGATGGGCTACATCTACATTGGCGCCATCGGCCTCATCCTGACCTACTTCTTCCACGGCAAGGATCGCGCCCGCATCCTGAGCCAGAACTGCATGGGTTGCGAATCCTGCGCCAACGTGTGCGCCGGCGGCATCGAGCTGCCGCGCCTCATCCGCGAAATCCGCGCGCGTCTCAACGAGGAGCAGGGCGCTCCCATCGAGGCCAACCTGCTGTCAGCCGTCATGAAGAACCGCAAGCTCTTCCACAAGCTGCTCAAGTTCGCCAGCTTTGCCCAGAAGCCCTTCACGCGCGGCGCTCAGTTCCAGCGGCATCTGCCTGCCGTGTTCCTGGGCAAGCACAACTTCAAGGCTCTGCCCGCCATTGCCAACAAGTCCTTCCGCGACCGCTGGCCCGAAATCGCGCCCAAGGTGCAGAACCCCGTCATGCGTGTGGCCATCTTCAGCGGCTGCGCCCAGGACTTCATCTACCCCGAGCAGCTGGAAGCCTGCGTGAAGGTACTGGCCGCCAAGAATGTGGCCGTGGACTTTCCCATGGAGCAGTCCTGCTGCGGTCTGCCCCTGGAAATGATGGGACAGCGCAAAACCTCCATTGACGTGGCCAAGCAGAACCTTGCCGCGTTCCGTGGCGGCAACTACGACTACATCATCACGCTGTGCGCAAGTTGCGCCGGGCATTTGAAGCACCACTACCCGCAGATCCTCGACAAGGACTATGCCGTGGTGGAAGGCCAGGCCTTTGCGGCCAAGGTCATTGACTTCAGCTCCTTTGTGCATGACGTGCTGGGGCTCAAGCCCGAAGACTTCCAGAAGTCCGGGCAAAAGGTCACCTACCACGCTTCCTGCCACCTTTGCCGTGGCCTGAACGTGAAGGAAGCCCCGCGCGCGCTTATTGCCGATGCCGCGGAATATGTGCCCTGCGAAGAAGAAGAGGTCTGCTGCGGATTCGGCGGCAGCTACTCTGTGAAGTTCCCCGAAATATCGGCACAGCTTCTGGAAAAGAAAGTCAACAACATGAAGGCCACCGGGGCGGATCGCCTGGTGGTGGACTGCCCTGGCTGCGTCATGCAGTTGCGTGGCGGCGCTGAAAAGCAGGGACTGAAGATCAAGGTCGACCACATCGCCGAATTGTTGGCCGACAACCTGAAGAAATAA
- a CDS encoding LUD domain-containing protein — MPPVNRELVEAFAAKAAAVSAVVQEVPTMAAALQYVVDVCASKAPAEILADEPGTAQGPLSPNNVPTRLQRVVAAPELNDADFAALAAACEEKGFLCIREGLRNYLAGIDVGLSTGIVGVAASATCLLNTDNEDVRLTGMISEVSMILLHKSDIYPDLPSIAQILRERMSAAPATYTTLVTGPSRTADIERVAAVGVHGPLELHIILLED, encoded by the coding sequence ATGCCCCCTGTAAACCGGGAATTGGTCGAAGCTTTCGCCGCCAAGGCCGCAGCGGTCAGCGCAGTGGTGCAGGAAGTGCCCACCATGGCCGCAGCCCTGCAATATGTTGTGGACGTCTGCGCCAGCAAGGCTCCTGCTGAAATCCTGGCTGACGAGCCCGGCACAGCCCAGGGCCCTCTGAGCCCCAACAATGTTCCCACCCGCCTGCAGCGGGTGGTCGCCGCCCCTGAACTCAATGACGCGGATTTTGCCGCCCTGGCTGCCGCCTGTGAGGAAAAGGGTTTTCTCTGCATCCGTGAAGGACTGCGCAACTATCTTGCGGGCATCGATGTGGGCCTGTCCACGGGCATCGTGGGCGTGGCTGCCAGCGCCACGTGTCTGCTCAATACCGACAATGAAGATGTGCGCCTGACGGGCATGATTTCCGAAGTGTCCATGATACTCCTGCACAAGTCCGACATCTATCCCGATCTGCCGTCCATTGCGCAGATTCTGCGCGAGCGCATGAGTGCAGCGCCTGCTACCTACACCACCCTGGTGACGGGGCCCAGCCGTACGGCTGACATCGAACGTGTGGCTGCCGTGGGCGTACATGGCCCGCTGGAACTCCACATCATTCTTCTGGAGGACTAA